In Rhizobium jaguaris, a single window of DNA contains:
- a CDS encoding chromate transporter, producing the protein MSNPLWDLLTVFAPISIVTIGGGQSAIADIHRQVVDVHHWMTQAEFVNAFAISRMTPGPGSLLATLIGWQVAGFWGAVVATLALFGPTAFLIYGVAHVWSRFQGARWQIALETGLRPIAAGMILAATYILFNAMDGGWVAEGVALASTAVLMLTRINPLLLLACGAGIFVSLHGIV; encoded by the coding sequence ATGTCAAATCCGCTTTGGGATCTGCTGACCGTCTTTGCACCAATTTCCATCGTGACGATCGGCGGCGGGCAAAGCGCCATCGCCGACATCCATCGTCAGGTCGTCGACGTCCACCACTGGATGACGCAAGCCGAATTCGTCAACGCCTTCGCCATTTCGCGGATGACCCCAGGGCCAGGCTCATTGTTGGCGACGTTAATCGGCTGGCAGGTCGCAGGCTTCTGGGGCGCCGTCGTCGCAACACTCGCCCTGTTTGGGCCTACCGCCTTCCTGATTTACGGCGTGGCTCATGTCTGGTCGCGTTTCCAGGGCGCGCGCTGGCAGATCGCCCTGGAAACCGGCCTCAGGCCGATCGCCGCCGGCATGATCCTGGCCGCAACCTATATTCTCTTCAACGCGATGGATGGGGGGTGGGTGGCTGAAGGTGTCGCGCTCGCGTCCACTGCGGTTCTCATGTTAACACGCATCAATCCCCTGCTCTTGCTGGCGTGCGGCGCCGGCATTTTTGTAAGCCTGCATGGAATTGTGTGA
- a CDS encoding Bug family tripartite tricarboxylate transporter substrate binding protein translates to MGINFKPKAISLALALVTLPFSAAIAQQKYPAPIVKLVTHSSPGGGSDVFLREMLPYLQPYLGPKLVVENVTGGSGAKAMSTVASSTPDGSWFYATTPTYIYTSLLSTPEATYKDMEPLVNVFYDPEVIYTSVDSKFQTLPDVIAAAEEGRGKWGAANPASLERQVLEQIKAKTGVNASIITFEGGGDMQINVLNGTLDIGVGEIGEIRAQLDAGKLRMLAVVGDHRLNLFPDLKTAKEQGIDVSVVKFRGLAGPKNLPPAVIAAWEAAIPKLLADPKYKKIYTENDLEPGFMKHDEYVSFMNKFGSDTQAFLKASGVIQ, encoded by the coding sequence ATGGGAATTAATTTTAAACCTAAAGCAATTTCATTGGCGCTTGCACTCGTAACCCTGCCTTTCAGCGCGGCTATCGCTCAGCAAAAGTATCCTGCGCCGATCGTCAAGCTCGTCACGCATTCCAGTCCCGGCGGCGGTAGTGACGTGTTTCTGCGTGAAATGCTGCCCTATCTCCAGCCCTATCTGGGGCCGAAGCTGGTCGTCGAAAATGTCACCGGTGGCAGCGGTGCCAAGGCCATGTCGACGGTAGCCTCCTCAACGCCAGATGGTAGCTGGTTCTACGCGACGACGCCGACCTATATTTATACGTCCCTGCTCAGCACGCCCGAAGCGACCTACAAGGATATGGAGCCGCTGGTAAATGTCTTCTACGATCCTGAGGTGATCTACACCTCGGTGGATTCCAAGTTCCAGACGCTGCCGGATGTCATTGCCGCCGCTGAGGAGGGTCGTGGCAAATGGGGTGCTGCGAACCCTGCCTCGCTCGAGCGGCAGGTTCTCGAGCAGATCAAGGCGAAGACCGGCGTCAATGCGTCCATCATCACCTTCGAAGGCGGTGGCGATATGCAGATCAACGTGCTGAATGGCACGCTGGACATCGGCGTTGGCGAGATCGGCGAAATTCGCGCCCAACTCGATGCAGGCAAGCTGCGCATGCTGGCCGTTGTCGGCGACCACCGTCTGAACCTCTTTCCAGATCTGAAGACGGCGAAGGAACAGGGCATCGATGTATCGGTGGTCAAATTCCGCGGCCTTGCTGGCCCGAAGAACCTGCCCCCGGCGGTCATTGCGGCCTGGGAAGCGGCGATCCCGAAGCTGCTCGCAGACCCGAAATACAAGAAGATCTACACGGAAAACGATCTTGAGCCGGGCTTCATGAAGCATGATGAATACGTGAGCTTCATGAACAAGTTCGGCAGCGATACGCAGGCCTTCCTGAAGGCTTCCGGCGTCATCCAGTAA
- a CDS encoding chromate transporter, with amino-acid sequence MRNSQGQSPTALGLFLIFARIGLTSFGGGLSGWFLREFVQMRKWMTEEEFFNGLAISQALPGINIKNLAIWIGYRMLGRKGAVAGFLGIIVPPGIVIVLLGTLFASLMRFDVTHLLLEGAAAAAVGLSLSMGLTAAWRVPREVMPIALMIATFVAIGILHWPLIWTVLGAGSVSVALSYFNV; translated from the coding sequence ATGCGGAATTCGCAAGGTCAAAGCCCGACTGCTCTCGGACTGTTTCTCATCTTCGCCCGCATCGGCCTCACCAGTTTTGGTGGCGGATTAAGCGGCTGGTTTCTGCGAGAGTTCGTTCAGATGCGGAAATGGATGACGGAAGAAGAGTTTTTCAACGGGCTGGCCATTTCGCAGGCTTTGCCCGGGATCAACATCAAGAACCTGGCCATCTGGATCGGCTATCGCATGCTCGGCCGCAAGGGCGCCGTTGCCGGTTTTCTCGGGATCATCGTCCCACCCGGGATCGTCATCGTCCTGCTCGGGACTTTGTTCGCCTCACTGATGCGGTTCGATGTAACCCATCTGCTTCTCGAAGGAGCAGCTGCCGCGGCTGTGGGATTATCACTGTCGATGGGATTGACGGCAGCTTGGCGCGTTCCGCGCGAGGTCATGCCGATTGCCCTGATGATCGCCACTTTCGTTGCAATCGGCATCCTCCATTGGCCCCTGATTTGGACTGTGCTGGGTGCCGGATCGGTCAGCGTCGCCCTCTCCTATTTCAATGTCTGA
- a CDS encoding SDR family NAD(P)-dependent oxidoreductase, with protein sequence MSEQSLAGRVAIVTGAARNIGRQIALDLASAGAAVVVNALSSRAEAEAAAAEIQSAGGRAIVTLADVATEEGAQRLVASALDAFGKLDCVVNNAANRRETPFADLSYAEWREVLSIILDGAFLMAKAAQPALSRSDNAAIINIGGMSAHTGAANRAHVVTAKAGIVGLTRGLAHDLAPQGITVNCVVPGMIGTARGRSSAQNPAHHAVHAPLVGRRGRPEEVAALVQFLAGPNARYLTGQTIHANGGVFLP encoded by the coding sequence GTGAGCGAACAGAGCCTCGCAGGCCGCGTCGCAATTGTGACAGGCGCTGCCCGCAACATTGGCCGTCAGATCGCGCTCGACTTGGCATCTGCCGGCGCCGCCGTAGTGGTCAATGCCCTCAGTTCTCGGGCAGAAGCGGAAGCAGCCGCGGCGGAGATTCAGTCCGCCGGCGGTCGCGCGATCGTAACATTGGCGGATGTCGCCACCGAGGAGGGAGCTCAACGGTTGGTCGCAAGCGCGCTTGACGCCTTCGGCAAACTTGATTGCGTCGTCAACAACGCCGCTAACCGCCGTGAAACGCCCTTTGCCGATCTCTCATACGCGGAATGGCGTGAGGTGTTGAGCATCATCCTAGATGGCGCCTTCCTGATGGCGAAGGCCGCGCAGCCGGCGCTTTCACGTTCCGACAATGCAGCGATCATCAACATCGGCGGCATGTCCGCCCATACGGGCGCGGCCAATCGTGCGCATGTGGTGACAGCCAAGGCGGGCATCGTCGGACTGACGCGCGGACTCGCGCATGACCTGGCGCCGCAGGGGATCACCGTCAATTGCGTCGTGCCCGGTATGATCGGCACAGCGCGTGGCCGTTCCTCAGCACAAAATCCCGCCCATCACGCCGTGCATGCCCCTTTGGTCGGTCGTCGCGGACGGCCGGAAGAAGTGGCCGCCCTGGTTCAGTTCCTCGCCGGTCCGAATGCTCGTTACCTGACCGGTCAGACGATCCATGCCAATGGTGGGGTCTTCCTGCCATGA
- a CDS encoding MmgE/PrpD family protein: MNQHSPLATTTIAETLAQWIAGLSRDGISKKAIDISRMLIVDVAGLAIAARNEDYVAATIAATDKGVTTAIGHHGGFDAFSAALINGTAAHGEDYDDTFEGGPVHSGAVIVPAVLAICEREGLSGDRLLKGVAVGVELLCRLSLVAPKAIHTAGFHPTAVIGTVAAAAAVSASLGLSESETVSAIGIAGSMAAGIIEYLAEGTWTKRMHAGNAAQSGIRAALMARGGFLGPRTVMEGTHGFFHAFAPSREPDFGVLLRDLGQDWIMETIAFKPYACGTMTQPFIDCAVQLAETGVSADQIVEIVCDVGEGTVHRLWEPLAVKHAPQTPYAAKFSTPICMAFGFLDRKAGLAQFTGERIADPAVRALAAKIRYRIDPNDEYPKNFTGHLLATLSDGSQLEFRQPYMRGGKHAPLTVEEIETKFVDNAVYGGWSRETALAFLTLSQTIFDGADIDRLKEFAL; the protein is encoded by the coding sequence GTGAACCAGCATAGTCCTCTTGCCACGACCACCATCGCCGAGACTCTGGCGCAGTGGATCGCCGGCCTCTCCCGTGACGGGATTTCGAAAAAGGCGATCGACATTTCGCGTATGTTGATCGTCGACGTGGCGGGCCTCGCCATCGCCGCCCGGAACGAAGACTATGTCGCCGCAACGATTGCCGCGACCGACAAGGGTGTCACCACCGCGATCGGCCATCACGGCGGTTTCGATGCTTTCAGCGCCGCACTAATCAACGGCACCGCCGCGCATGGCGAAGATTACGACGATACTTTCGAGGGCGGGCCGGTTCATTCCGGCGCCGTCATCGTGCCGGCGGTGCTTGCCATTTGCGAGCGTGAGGGGCTTAGCGGCGACAGGCTCCTGAAGGGGGTCGCTGTGGGCGTCGAGCTTCTCTGCCGTCTGAGCCTCGTTGCACCGAAGGCAATCCATACAGCGGGGTTCCATCCGACCGCCGTTATCGGCACGGTCGCTGCTGCTGCGGCCGTTTCCGCCAGTCTCGGCCTCAGCGAAAGCGAGACGGTCTCGGCGATCGGCATTGCCGGCAGCATGGCGGCGGGTATCATAGAATACCTGGCCGAAGGCACCTGGACCAAACGCATGCATGCCGGCAACGCCGCCCAGTCCGGCATACGCGCGGCGCTCATGGCTCGCGGCGGGTTCCTCGGCCCTCGTACAGTGATGGAAGGCACACATGGTTTCTTCCACGCCTTTGCACCGTCACGTGAACCCGACTTCGGCGTTCTTCTCCGCGATCTTGGTCAAGATTGGATCATGGAGACCATCGCCTTCAAGCCCTATGCATGCGGGACGATGACGCAACCGTTTATCGACTGCGCTGTCCAACTCGCCGAGACCGGCGTCAGCGCGGATCAGATCGTGGAGATCGTCTGCGATGTCGGCGAAGGCACGGTGCATCGGCTATGGGAACCGCTTGCGGTCAAGCACGCGCCGCAGACGCCCTACGCCGCGAAATTCTCGACCCCCATCTGCATGGCTTTCGGCTTCCTCGATCGCAAGGCGGGGCTCGCGCAATTCACTGGGGAACGCATCGCCGATCCGGCAGTAAGGGCGCTTGCGGCGAAGATCCGCTATCGCATCGATCCGAACGACGAATATCCGAAGAACTTCACTGGCCATCTCCTGGCGACGCTTTCGGACGGTTCGCAGCTGGAATTCCGTCAGCCCTATATGCGCGGCGGCAAGCATGCGCCGCTGACGGTGGAAGAGATAGAGACGAAGTTCGTCGACAATGCCGTCTATGGCGGCTGGAGTCGGGAGACGGCACTCGCTTTTCTTACACTCTCGCAAACGATTTTCGACGGCGCTGATATCGATCGATTGAAGGAGTTTGCGCTGTGA
- a CDS encoding FCD domain-containing protein codes for MKTPDLDILRFQSMTSVLKHEIEQLVLSGHFASGERLNENALATRFQVSRGPIREACRALAESGLLELIPNRGVFVRSVSEEEALDVYDVRAALFGLAARLSAARMSEADLAKLDELLDTMDRFAEQGSLDEYYPVNLKFHQAILQGSGNKRLVDDYAALIKELHLFRARGLLHGGGLERSNLEHRQIVDALKARDPEAAFRAAFDHVQRGKDRMLHVEDPGRAKELAGKTA; via the coding sequence ATGAAGACACCAGACCTAGATATCCTCCGTTTCCAGTCGATGACGAGCGTGCTTAAGCACGAGATCGAGCAGCTTGTTTTGTCGGGCCATTTCGCCAGTGGAGAGCGGCTGAACGAGAACGCCCTTGCGACGCGCTTTCAGGTGAGCCGCGGGCCGATCCGTGAGGCGTGCCGAGCGCTTGCAGAGAGTGGGTTGCTGGAGCTTATCCCCAACCGCGGCGTATTCGTGCGCAGCGTCAGCGAAGAGGAGGCTCTGGATGTCTACGATGTGCGCGCGGCGCTTTTCGGCTTGGCTGCCAGGCTTTCGGCCGCACGCATGAGTGAAGCCGACCTCGCCAAATTGGACGAGCTGTTGGATACGATGGACAGGTTCGCCGAGCAGGGGTCGCTCGACGAATATTATCCAGTCAACTTGAAGTTTCATCAGGCGATCTTGCAGGGGTCCGGCAACAAGCGGCTGGTTGATGACTATGCGGCTTTGATCAAGGAACTGCATCTCTTCCGCGCGAGAGGTCTGCTGCATGGCGGCGGTCTCGAGCGCTCGAACCTGGAGCACCGGCAGATTGTCGATGCCCTCAAGGCGCGCGATCCCGAGGCTGCATTCAGGGCAGCCTTCGATCACGTTCAGCGGGGTAAGGATCGAATGCTGCATGTCGAAGATCCCGGCAGAGCCAAGGAGCTAGCCGGCAAGACTGCCTAA
- a CDS encoding alpha/beta fold hydrolase, which produces MSQSINQVTRRGVMTAGLGLAATAAVMPFAQTTQASPAKQSSKGKDTMSSSTITTKDGTQIFYKDWGTGQPIVFHHGWPLSADDWDAQMLFFLNQGYRVIAHDRRGHGRSSQTAAGNEMDTYAADVAELAAHLDLKGAIHVGHSTGGGEVARYVAKHGGNGRVSKAVLIGAVPPIMVKSEKNPGGLPIEVFDGFRAALAANRAQFFHDVPAGPFYGFNRPGATVSEGIIDNWWRQGMMGGAKAHYDCIKAFSETDFTEDLKKIDVPVLVMHGDDDQIVPIADSALLSSKLLKNATLKVYKGFPHGMATTHADAINADLLAFFKA; this is translated from the coding sequence ATGAGCCAGTCGATCAATCAAGTTACCCGCCGAGGTGTCATGACGGCCGGACTCGGCCTGGCCGCCACGGCCGCCGTTATGCCCTTCGCTCAAACCACACAAGCCTCTCCCGCAAAGCAATCTTCGAAAGGTAAGGACACTATGAGCAGCAGCACGATTACGACCAAGGACGGAACGCAGATCTTCTACAAGGACTGGGGTACAGGTCAGCCGATCGTCTTCCATCACGGCTGGCCGCTGAGTGCCGACGACTGGGATGCGCAGATGCTGTTTTTCCTGAACCAGGGCTACCGCGTCATCGCCCATGACCGCCGCGGTCACGGCCGCTCGAGCCAGACGGCGGCCGGCAATGAAATGGATACCTACGCCGCTGACGTCGCAGAACTCGCCGCTCACCTCGACCTGAAGGGTGCCATTCACGTCGGCCATTCGACCGGCGGCGGTGAAGTTGCCCGCTATGTGGCCAAGCACGGCGGTAACGGCCGGGTTTCCAAGGCGGTACTGATCGGTGCGGTTCCTCCGATTATGGTCAAGTCCGAGAAGAATCCTGGTGGTCTGCCGATCGAAGTGTTCGACGGTTTCCGTGCAGCGCTTGCGGCCAACCGCGCCCAGTTCTTCCACGATGTTCCCGCCGGCCCATTCTACGGCTTCAATCGTCCGGGTGCGACTGTCTCGGAGGGCATCATCGATAACTGGTGGCGTCAGGGCATGATGGGCGGCGCCAAGGCTCACTACGACTGCATCAAGGCCTTCTCGGAAACCGATTTCACCGAGGATCTGAAGAAGATCGATGTGCCGGTGCTGGTGATGCACGGCGATGACGACCAGATCGTGCCGATCGCAGATTCAGCGCTTCTGTCTTCCAAGTTGCTCAAGAACGCGACATTGAAAGTCTATAAGGGCTTCCCGCACGGCATGGCCACCACCCATGCAGACGCCATCAATGCCGACCTGCTTGCCTTCTTCAAGGCATAA
- a CDS encoding tripartite tricarboxylate transporter TctB family protein gives MKRDLVCGILMLALAIAYYSVAAAIPHSMLADSVGPQGLPISYAIVLGILSLLLIANTLLGRGGGVHAVVSAGKNTVKSDRYAALRAAGMVLMGAAYIAILPWLGYILSLALLIFFVAWYLERRLTPWMLPIAAAGGVVFWVIFVEILQVPQPAGLWPSLI, from the coding sequence ATGAAACGCGATCTCGTTTGCGGCATCCTGATGCTCGCGCTCGCCATAGCCTATTACAGCGTTGCAGCAGCCATCCCGCACAGCATGCTCGCCGACTCCGTCGGACCGCAGGGCCTGCCGATCAGCTACGCGATCGTGCTCGGTATTTTGTCGCTGCTCTTGATCGCCAACACGCTTCTCGGGCGCGGCGGCGGTGTTCATGCCGTCGTCAGCGCCGGCAAGAACACGGTAAAAAGCGACCGTTACGCCGCGTTGCGTGCTGCCGGCATGGTGCTTATGGGCGCAGCTTACATCGCGATCCTGCCTTGGCTCGGATACATTCTGTCGCTGGCCCTCCTGATCTTCTTTGTCGCCTGGTATCTGGAACGTCGCCTTACGCCATGGATGCTGCCGATTGCCGCAGCCGGCGGCGTGGTTTTCTGGGTGATCTTCGTTGAAATCCTGCAAGTTCCGCAGCCTGCCGGGCTGTGGCCGTCGCTGATCTGA
- a CDS encoding tripartite tricarboxylate transporter permease yields MAVFMHLLDVLTTPGIIFAAFAGVAWGVVGSSMPGISASIAMALLLPFTYGMQSSMAIVLLASAYFGAEYGGSIPAILIRTPGTNAAAATVLDGYAMKQQGRAGEALGISLYSGILGGIFGLVVLVLLTEPLSRLALAFHPTSYFALGILGLSVIGSLAGENLIKGLMAGVLGLMIAAIGTDPVTGLNRFTFGSPELLSGIPPILVLVGLYALSELMATASEPAWDKADAGSARVRFPSKAIWKRIWPAQLIGMIVGVIEGVTPGAGGTVAAFLAYNEARRWSRHKDEFGKGAPEGIAAPETANTTVSKTALIPLLSLGIPGTNSTAVLLGGFLIQDLIPGPMLFVQHADIVFDLYVGLGVSVIALLVAGYAFMPPCIWLVNRPKSYLMAFIFALLVSGVYAIEYSLFQVGVALSFGALGYAMRYFRLPFLPMVLGVVLGFLIESNYRRALVLSAGDYSTFITDPISAGLLAVALLFIVGSLVGHVRGRRRNDKTAQSSQPAQESQIVKGHS; encoded by the coding sequence ATGGCTGTTTTCATGCATCTGCTCGATGTCCTGACCACGCCGGGCATCATCTTCGCAGCCTTCGCCGGTGTCGCCTGGGGCGTCGTTGGAAGCTCGATGCCGGGCATCTCCGCATCGATCGCAATGGCGCTCCTCCTGCCCTTCACTTACGGTATGCAATCGTCGATGGCGATCGTGCTTTTGGCGTCGGCCTATTTTGGCGCGGAATATGGCGGCTCCATTCCGGCCATTCTGATCCGCACGCCGGGGACCAATGCGGCGGCGGCCACTGTCCTTGACGGCTATGCAATGAAGCAGCAGGGTCGGGCGGGCGAAGCGCTTGGTATCTCGCTCTATTCCGGTATTCTCGGCGGCATTTTCGGGCTCGTTGTCCTGGTGCTGCTGACGGAGCCGTTGTCTCGTCTGGCGCTGGCCTTTCATCCGACCTCTTATTTCGCGCTAGGCATCCTCGGTCTGAGCGTCATCGGGTCGTTGGCCGGTGAAAATCTGATCAAGGGTTTGATGGCCGGCGTTCTCGGACTGATGATCGCAGCCATCGGCACCGATCCCGTGACCGGCCTCAATCGCTTCACCTTCGGCAGCCCGGAACTTCTCTCCGGCATTCCGCCGATCCTCGTTCTCGTCGGTCTCTATGCGCTGAGCGAGTTGATGGCGACGGCAAGCGAGCCCGCGTGGGACAAGGCGGATGCGGGTTCGGCTCGTGTCAGGTTCCCGAGCAAAGCCATCTGGAAACGGATCTGGCCGGCGCAACTGATCGGCATGATCGTCGGCGTCATCGAAGGTGTGACGCCTGGCGCCGGCGGGACAGTGGCAGCCTTTCTTGCCTATAACGAAGCGCGCCGCTGGTCGCGCCACAAGGACGAGTTCGGCAAGGGCGCACCGGAAGGCATCGCCGCGCCGGAAACCGCCAACACCACGGTTTCCAAGACCGCGCTCATTCCGCTGCTGAGTCTCGGTATTCCCGGTACGAACTCCACGGCCGTCCTGCTCGGCGGCTTCCTGATCCAGGACCTTATTCCCGGACCGATGCTGTTCGTGCAGCATGCCGATATCGTGTTTGACCTCTATGTCGGCCTTGGCGTCAGCGTCATCGCATTGCTTGTCGCAGGCTACGCCTTCATGCCGCCTTGCATCTGGCTGGTGAACCGGCCGAAATCCTACCTGATGGCGTTCATCTTCGCATTGCTGGTCTCCGGCGTCTACGCGATCGAATACAGCCTGTTCCAGGTCGGCGTTGCGCTGTCCTTCGGCGCCCTCGGCTATGCCATGCGTTATTTCCGGCTGCCGTTCCTGCCGATGGTGCTCGGTGTGGTTCTCGGATTCCTGATCGAATCCAACTATCGGCGGGCGCTGGTGCTCTCGGCCGGTGACTACTCGACCTTCATCACCGATCCGATCTCGGCCGGCCTGCTCGCCGTCGCACTTCTCTTCATCGTCGGCTCCCTCGTCGGACATGTCCGCGGCCGCCGCAGGAATGACAAGACAGCGCAGTCCTCCCAGCCTGCCCAAGAGTCCCAAATCGTGAAAGGCCACTCGTGA